The genomic stretch CTAAAAGTAATACTCGTGATTATTTTTGAATTTTATATATAACTAATTTATTATTAGTTATTTATGTAAACGTCTGACAGCAAGTATTTAATGGTTGTTTTATTTGTTAGTATCCGTTTTGTTTTTCGTTTTTTTACAAAAATCACCCTTTGTACTTATTTGTAATGATTTGTTTTGTAATCTTTTAAGATCTGATTGATTTTTTGATAACCCTATAATGTTAAAGTGGTTTTTATATATCTTTACTATATTTAACTTAAAAGTCCGATTGCGTCGAATTTGATGTTGTCGTAAGTTGTTTATACCGTCAATTATTTATTGAGCATTACAGGAAGTTGCAAGGATTTCGAAAAAATCAAGATGTACCTCCTTTTTTTTTCGAAATTGTTTTATACATTTTTGTATGCAATTTTTTTGTTTGCTCTTTAAAATAAGGGCGTCATTAAATATTGTAAAAAAAATTCAAGGTTCGTAACATGAACACCTATAAAGAAGTCTGGACTAATTGTTTGAAAATTATCAAGGATAACGTGCCGGCAGTAAGTTATCAAACTTGGTTTGAGCCTATTGTGCCCGTTAGGCTGGATAGTAATGTTCTTACAATTCAGGTACCTAGCCCGTTTTTTTATGAATACTTAGAGGAGCGCTATATCGATATTTTGCGTAAAACTTTAAGGAAAGAGTTAGGCCCTGATGCAAAACTTGAATATAGCATTGTTATGGACAATAATAAAGTGTCTAATAGCAAGCCTTTTACAGTAAGATATCCAGCTCAAAATAAGACAGAACTCAAAAATAAGCCAGTTCCATTCCCTATCCAGAGTGAGGGAGGTTCTATCAAGAATCCTTTTATTATTCCAGGATTGAAGAAGTTGGAGATAGACCCTCAACTTAATCCTGATTATACTTTTGCGAATTTTGTAGAAGGCGATTGCAACAAACTTTCAAGATCTGCAGGTTATGCAGTTGCTCAAAATCCAGGGAAGACTGCTTTTAATCCTCTTTTCATCTATGGGTCATCCGGTTTAGGGAAGACGCATTTGGCTCAATCAATCGGAATAGAAGTAAAGGAACGTTTCCCGGATAAGCTTGTGCTTTATGTGAATGCGAATAAGTTCCAAAATCAGTATGTTGCTGCAGTAATCAAGAATGAGGTTAACGATTTTCTTCATTTCTATCAAATGATAGATGTGCTCATTATAGATGATGTACAAGAGTTTGCAGGAAAAGAGAAGACTCAGGACACCTTTTTTCATATATTCAACCATCTACACCAATCGGGTAAGCAGTTGATTTTAACTTCGGATAAAGCTCCTGTTGAACTTCAAGGTCTAGAACAGCGCCTTTTAACTCGTTTCAAATGGGGTTTGTCGGCCGATCTTCAACAGCCAGACTTTGAAACACGAGTGGCAATTCTGAAGCGGAAGATTTACAATGATGGAATTGTAATTCCTGATGAGGTAAT from Acetobacteroides hydrogenigenes encodes the following:
- the dnaA gene encoding chromosomal replication initiator protein DnaA: MNTYKEVWTNCLKIIKDNVPAVSYQTWFEPIVPVRLDSNVLTIQVPSPFFYEYLEERYIDILRKTLRKELGPDAKLEYSIVMDNNKVSNSKPFTVRYPAQNKTELKNKPVPFPIQSEGGSIKNPFIIPGLKKLEIDPQLNPDYTFANFVEGDCNKLSRSAGYAVAQNPGKTAFNPLFIYGSSGLGKTHLAQSIGIEVKERFPDKLVLYVNANKFQNQYVAAVIKNEVNDFLHFYQMIDVLIIDDVQEFAGKEKTQDTFFHIFNHLHQSGKQLILTSDKAPVELQGLEQRLLTRFKWGLSADLQQPDFETRVAILKRKIYNDGIVIPDEVIEYLASSITSNIRELEGALISLLAQATLIKREITMDLAAQVVERFVKDHAKELSVDYITKSVCDYFNIPTDLLSSKTRKREIVQARQIAMYFCKNLTKSSLSTIGSTIGGKDHATVLHAYRTISNLIETDKSFKLQMDEIEKRIKY